Part of the Spirochaeta lutea genome is shown below.
CTCCAGGAATGTCAGGGATAACCCCTTGGTAAGATTAATTCTATCAAAGGCATCCCGAACCCAGTTCTTCGTGCTAAATACTGCTACATTCATGCCGAACCTCCTTATGGCCGGTTGTTTCCTGATCGTTTTACTCAGACTTACAATTTAATCTATAATATTTTATCGTATTAACGTCAAGGGCAGAACTACAAAATCTCAGGTGGTTCTTGCAAACCTCTGTGTTTCAAGAACCATGCACGAGACTAATGTAAGTAAATCACTTCTATGCAATGATTTACTTTTCCCTCATTCGAGCGCCCGCCAACTGCGAATACAATTTTGCAGTTGGCTCGCAGAATAACTGAACGGCGTTTGATTTTACTTTCAATATCCGGCATACTGTAACGACTCCTGGGGTATGGTGATTCAGAGCCTAGGTGCAACACCAACCACTAAATCCTGACAAGGGGATATGTATGAACAAAAGAAGAGTAGTAATAACCGGGGTAGGCGCTGTAAGCCCCCTGGGAAACAGTGTAAAAGAAAGCTGGGAAAATGCAAAAAACGGCCGAAGCGGCATAGACCGGATCTCCCATTTCGACCCGGAGCTATACGGCTCAAAGGTTGCCGGCGAGGTTCGCAATTTTGATATGCTGAGCCATTATAACGATGATTTTCGGAAAACTGCTAAACGTATGGACCCCTTCGTACACTATGTAAGCGCTGCCACCAAAGAGGCCCTGGGGCAGTCCGGCTTACCCATTAAGGATAATCCCTTCAAGGTGGGTGTGGCTGTGGGAAGCGGTATCGGCGGACTGGTAACCCAGCAGCAAAACGGGGCAGGACTCGCCAACCGGGGGCCCAAGGGGGTAAGCCCCATGTACATCCCCGCCATGATCGGGAATATTGCCGCGGGCATCATCTCCATGGAACACGGAATCATGGGACCCAACCTTGCCACTCAAACCGCCTGTGCAACCGCCAATCATGCCATGGCCGTGGCATATATGATGATCCAAGCGGGTATGCTCGATGCAGTGGTTACCGGGGGTACCGAGGACTCCGTGGTAGAAATCGCCGTCGCGGGGTTCAGCAACATGAGGGCCCTATCCACCAAGTATAACGATTCTCCCCAAGCCGCCAGCCGCCCCTACGATAAGGGTCGGGATGGATTTGTAATCGCCGAGGGTGCGGGGGTTTTGATCCTGGAAGAGTACGAACACGCGGTAAAACGCGGAGCCCCCATCCTAGCGGAGCTTGCCTCCATAGGTATGAGCGGCGATGCCTACGATCTGGTAGTTCCCCATCCCGAGGGAGCAGGGGCCCTGTACTCCATGCAGATGGCTGTGGACGGTGCAGGCATCACCGCCGGGGACATCGATTACATCAACGCCCACGGAACATCGACTCCCCTGGGAGACATCGCTGAAAGCAAGGCCATCTACAAGCTGCTCAAAGGCGATGAATCTCGGGTCACCGTTGGTTCCACCAAGGGAATGCACGGCCATCTGCTGGGCGCCACCGCCGCCCTGGAAGCCATCCTCTGCGTTCAGGCAATCCAGGAAGGCATCATTCCGCCGAACATCAACATAGATGAATTTGATCCCGGGGTTGCCCTGAAACCCGAAACCATAAACACCCAGCCCTTGGAAAAAAAGGTCAATGTAGCGCTTTCAAACAGCTTCGGCTTCGGGGGACATAACTCCACCATCGTCCTGAAAAGCGTCTAACCCACCGGGGTTCCTCGGAAACCCGTCTACCGGCTGGGGCTGGGGCTGGGAGTGCTGCCCTAGGTCGGCGGCTCCCCCGCTTGATCAGCATCCCCGGGTTCTCCCGGAGCTTCTTGAGCCGGGGCTTCCCCTGGGTCACCGACTGCCTCCGGTGTGTCTTGGGCCGGGGCTTCCCCAGTCGGGCCCCCAGGCCGGGGGGCAGCCGGGACTGGGGGTGATGAACCCGGCTCAAGCTGATTCGCCTGAAATGAACACTGGAGCAGGAATCCGTCCCCGGGCTCACAACTCACGTCGCCGTGCAGCACCTCCCGAACCAGATTGAACACAATATACATGCCCAACCCAGTAGCACCCTCTATGCGTTTGGTGGTGTAGAAGGGATCAAAAACCCGTCGTCTGATACCCGGGGGAAGGCCTGCACCGTTATCCTGATAGGTTAAGAAAAAGGTTTCTTCCTGAATAAAGCCGGTAATGGTTACCACCCCCTCAGCGGCCTTCTTGCTTATAAACCCATGCTGCATGGTGTTGAGAAAAAGCTGGCGGAACAGCTCTTCAAAGGCAGTCTCATAACTCACCACGGTCAATGCCTCGGGCATCTGGATATCCAAGGAAAATCCCCGGGACAGATACCCCGACCGCTGAGCCGCCCGGCGAATCACAGCCACGACCCCGAACCGTTGGGGGGCCATCTCCAGATGCTCGGTTACCGACACTGACCGAAACTCCTCTATGAGCCTACCGAGGCGCACCAGGTTACGCTGTAAAATATTGGACGTATCACCCACTGCCTTGAAAAACTGACTCAAAGCCCCCCGGCTCAGGGTATTATCCTCAAATTGCCCCTGCACGGCCTCCAACTCACTCTCCAAAAACGAAGCGGCGGTAATGAGCACCCCGGCGGGGGTGTTCATCTCATGGGCAATCCCGCTGGTTAAACTCCGGAGCGCACCGAGACGCTCGGTCCGTACAATCCGGTCCTGAGCCTGCCGCAGTTTCTGGACTGTTCTCTGGAGATCCTGGTTTGATTGATGAAGCTCCTCGGTTCTCTCCCGGACGCGTCGGGAAAGCTGCTGGTTGAAGCTTTCCAACCGCCGGGCCCGGTACAGCACAAGTCCAACAGGGATGGAGAGAATAAAAATCAGAAAGACAACCGTAAACCATCTACTCGCCCAAAAAGGCGGTGATACCAAGATATCAACCCCCATAGCTGCATCAAAATCCTCGGGCCCCACCCCAGCCACCGGGGATACATGGGTCCAGAGGGTGTACCGGCCGTCTCTCAGATGTGAGTAAACCACCGTGGATCCGCTGGCAATACTTCGCCATCCCGAATCAACACCGTCCATCCTCAGGTGAACCCTCTGTTCACCCCGGGAAAGATAGTCCACCCCCTCAATCTGTAGCTCCACACTGGATTCTCCCTGCTCCAGCTCCACCACCGGCCGACCATCCTGGGGTAGAAGGATCGGCACCCGGGAACCGTTCACAAAAACCGCTACGTCCCGGTAAACCGAATCCCTTGGACCGGCCGGCTTGCCTGCCCAATCCTCCTGTACCGCTGACATCCCATCAGGACTCAGAAAAAAGAGTCCCTGTGCTCCCCCCCAAGCCCTGATTGCGTGATCACCGGCAATCCCCGCACCCATGGAAAATCCCTGGGTCCGCACCCCCGACTCCGGTCCGAACTCCGTCAACATCCCCGTCTCCAGGGAGTAGTAATACAGACGGTTCAACCCCGACAGCCACAACCCACCATCACCATCCAATTCCACCGACCGGAGTTCATTCTCCTTCAGGGCGTCAGGCAAATCTATCTGGAGTATCTGGGATGATTCCAATGTCACGGCCTCCAACCCCAGTCCCGTCGCTACCCAGAGCAACCCCCTCTGCTCATCCAAGGCAAGATCCCAAACATCCAGACTAGCCAGCCCGGTTATTCGGGTCGGCATGTTGCTGTTCGAGGAGATGACATACACCCCTGTCCCGGGACCGCCGGCATACACCCCGGCGTCGGAGCCCTGAAGGGCCACAAAGCTCAGGGGCAGCCCGTCTATCCTGACAAACTCCGAGGAAAGCAGACTGGGCAGGTAAAACACCCCGGCTCCGACAGAGGCTATCCACAGTCGCCCCTGGCCGTCATAACTGGTATCCCGGATAAAATTCGCCGGTATGCTCCTGGGATTAGCGGGGTTGTGCTGGTAGCGGGTAATCCTTCCAGAATCTATATCCAGGTGTAACAATCCACCCAAATATGTCCCCACCCAGAGCCCCCCTGATTCCGAATCATCAATGGAAAGGACGGCTGAATCACCCAGAACCTCCGGG
Proteins encoded:
- the fabF gene encoding beta-ketoacyl-ACP synthase II produces the protein MNKRRVVITGVGAVSPLGNSVKESWENAKNGRSGIDRISHFDPELYGSKVAGEVRNFDMLSHYNDDFRKTAKRMDPFVHYVSAATKEALGQSGLPIKDNPFKVGVAVGSGIGGLVTQQQNGAGLANRGPKGVSPMYIPAMIGNIAAGIISMEHGIMGPNLATQTACATANHAMAVAYMMIQAGMLDAVVTGGTEDSVVEIAVAGFSNMRALSTKYNDSPQAASRPYDKGRDGFVIAEGAGVLILEEYEHAVKRGAPILAELASIGMSGDAYDLVVPHPEGAGALYSMQMAVDGAGITAGDIDYINAHGTSTPLGDIAESKAIYKLLKGDESRVTVGSTKGMHGHLLGATAALEAILCVQAIQEGIIPPNINIDEFDPGVALKPETINTQPLEKKVNVALSNSFGFGGHNSTIVLKSV
- a CDS encoding sensor histidine kinase, encoding MKPHSSRSVFGQLLLLWFASLLYGQDLLPRFESFGIEDGLVHAAVQDVLRDSSGFLWFATPGGLQRYLPHSWEVIKARRNVPQGLRTSNILRIIEDRHGAIWASTDHGLMKVDPLTLEYELRPGPDSPLSWLESRSISDMALDSENGLWLGVGGYGLVYYNPVLDDGWAYPLNGTIRGLTPLRERGRVVFILDRGDQGAVYQVIRGMEPPREVLSWGEDRGEPTTLDWRGDRLHVGFSDGLIEYYSRDFTLLGTTALPRKARITDLEVTPQGRIWVGTDKYGGMVVEPQGKVVPIPSGGGEFSISDSVVTRIYRDAEDTLWMATRNNGVSYTSPGMNRVMVLQPENQGVPVSAVHVDVRGILWVGTDGRGLYGYSQDLQQQAYFSPEVLGDSAVLSIDDSESGGLWVGTYLGGLLHLDIDSGRITRYQHNPANPRSIPANFIRDTSYDGQGRLWIASVGAGVFYLPSLLSSEFVRIDGLPLSFVALQGSDAGVYAGGPGTGVYVISSNSNMPTRITGLASLDVWDLALDEQRGLLWVATGLGLEAVTLESSQILQIDLPDALKENELRSVELDGDGGLWLSGLNRLYYYSLETGMLTEFGPESGVRTQGFSMGAGIAGDHAIRAWGGAQGLFFLSPDGMSAVQEDWAGKPAGPRDSVYRDVAVFVNGSRVPILLPQDGRPVVELEQGESSVELQIEGVDYLSRGEQRVHLRMDGVDSGWRSIASGSTVVYSHLRDGRYTLWTHVSPVAGVGPEDFDAAMGVDILVSPPFWASRWFTVVFLIFILSIPVGLVLYRARRLESFNQQLSRRVRERTEELHQSNQDLQRTVQKLRQAQDRIVRTERLGALRSLTSGIAHEMNTPAGVLITAASFLESELEAVQGQFEDNTLSRGALSQFFKAVGDTSNILQRNLVRLGRLIEEFRSVSVTEHLEMAPQRFGVVAVIRRAAQRSGYLSRGFSLDIQMPEALTVVSYETAFEELFRQLFLNTMQHGFISKKAAEGVVTITGFIQEETFFLTYQDNGAGLPPGIRRRVFDPFYTTKRIEGATGLGMYIVFNLVREVLHGDVSCEPGDGFLLQCSFQANQLEPGSSPPVPAAPRPGGPTGEAPAQDTPEAVGDPGEAPAQEAPGEPGDADQAGEPPT